A DNA window from Candidatus Binatus sp. contains the following coding sequences:
- a CDS encoding recombinase family protein codes for MEHAKSRTRRCAIYTRRSSEEGLEQDFNSLHAQREACEAFIKSQTGEGWRLIKTAYDDGGLSGGTMERPALQRLLEDIRRRLVDVVVVYKVDRLTRSLADFAKMVELFDAHGISFVAVTQQFDTTTSMGRLTLNVLLSFAQFEREVTGERIRDKIAASKRKGMWMGGVPPLGYDVHDRRLVVNRTEATTVKHIYERYLELGSVRLLRGDLERREIVSKVRVSKNGVRSGGQQFSRGALYQMLSNPIYLGEIRHKKERHPGQHQPIVSRELWEKVQQHLREQAATHRERPTKAPPSPLAGKLFDENGEPLYVQGAVKGARHYRYYVSRGLVRGSLQDDQRGWRVAAPELERVVNAAAQQILGDRAAIAGAIEEFDIDASRLPSIFKVAEAWIQSLRSEAEAASVLTRLIERVVLKQNGIQVLIKLPIPSDEGHDAATPNELALARLVPMRMRRRGVEMRLIIDGDATPTARVDLPLLNATARAYRWSNDLLAGRAQSIGEIANREHLTGRHVRRVMRLAFLAPRIVEAIAEGRQPADLTTLAMTQRIELPPLWSAQDQALDIR; via the coding sequence ATGGAGCACGCTAAGTCGCGAACACGACGCTGCGCAATCTACACCCGCAGATCGTCCGAGGAAGGACTGGAGCAGGACTTCAACTCACTCCACGCGCAGCGCGAGGCGTGTGAGGCGTTCATCAAGAGCCAGACGGGCGAGGGCTGGCGGCTCATCAAGACCGCCTACGATGATGGTGGCCTTTCGGGCGGGACGATGGAGCGTCCCGCGCTTCAGCGCCTGTTGGAAGATATCCGGCGGAGACTGGTCGACGTGGTGGTCGTTTACAAAGTGGATCGCCTCACACGCTCACTCGCAGACTTCGCCAAGATGGTCGAATTGTTCGACGCGCATGGCATTTCGTTTGTCGCAGTCACACAACAGTTCGACACGACGACCTCTATGGGCCGACTTACGCTCAACGTCCTGCTGTCGTTCGCGCAATTCGAGCGCGAAGTAACGGGCGAGCGGATCCGTGACAAGATTGCCGCCTCCAAGCGCAAGGGAATGTGGATGGGCGGAGTACCACCACTGGGCTACGACGTCCATGATCGCCGGCTGGTAGTCAATCGGACCGAAGCCACGACGGTGAAACACATCTATGAACGATATCTGGAACTCGGTTCCGTCCGGCTCCTGAGAGGCGATTTGGAGCGCCGCGAGATCGTCTCCAAAGTCCGGGTGTCAAAAAACGGTGTGCGATCGGGAGGCCAGCAATTTTCGCGCGGGGCTCTGTACCAGATGCTGTCTAACCCGATCTATCTCGGCGAGATCCGTCACAAGAAGGAACGCCATCCAGGGCAACACCAGCCCATAGTGAGCCGGGAGCTGTGGGAGAAGGTCCAGCAGCACTTGCGCGAACAAGCCGCTACGCATCGCGAACGACCGACCAAGGCGCCGCCCAGCCCGCTCGCGGGCAAACTGTTCGACGAGAATGGCGAGCCCCTGTATGTGCAGGGCGCGGTAAAAGGCGCGCGCCATTATCGCTACTACGTCTCGCGCGGATTGGTCAGGGGGTCGCTACAAGATGACCAGCGCGGGTGGCGCGTAGCTGCACCGGAGCTTGAGCGGGTCGTTAATGCCGCGGCTCAGCAGATTCTCGGTGATCGAGCGGCAATCGCCGGAGCGATTGAGGAGTTCGACATCGATGCGAGCCGATTGCCCTCGATATTCAAGGTCGCCGAAGCCTGGATTCAAAGCCTGCGGTCCGAAGCGGAAGCTGCATCAGTACTGACCCGGCTGATCGAACGCGTCGTACTCAAGCAGAACGGCATCCAGGTATTGATCAAGTTGCCGATCCCATCCGATGAAGGGCATGATGCCGCAACTCCGAACGAACTTGCGCTAGCTCGACTCGTCCCGATGCGGATGAGGCGGCGCGGCGTTGAGATGCGCCTGATCATTGATGGTGACGCCACGCCAACGGCGCGTGTCGATCTACCGCTGCTCAACGCGACCGCACGAGCGTATCGATGGTCCAACGATCTGCTGGCGGGCCGGGCGCAATCGATCGGCGAGATCGCCAACCGAGAACATCTTACGGGCCGTCACGTGCGGCGCGTGATGCGGCTGGCGTTTCTGGCGCCCAGGATCGTCGAGGCGATCGCCGAAGGCCGCCAGCCGGCGGACCTCACCACCCTCGCAATGACCCAAAGAATCGAACTGCCCCCGCTCTGGAGCGCGCAGGACCAGGCTCTGGACATCCGATAG
- a CDS encoding PA14 domain-containing protein, whose product MNAAEKRNRQIENAVFLIPFVSYAYFYQGSDQSVACRFDLMRSMLEKGTLWIDDFCGFNTADIIKFGPHIYSVKAPGTSFTALIPWAAIKLALTPLQANHEEMFWAFATYLTTLATTGLLTALMCLVMYRFARFLGAPEGRAAGIAMILGLGTIAFPYATELTGEPVAAVTSFCGFYLVATFTKRSSIARAFFGGFLAGWAVLNDYPVFLAAAAIGIYALFKLPAWKDVAAFSAGAAITAIVLFAYNWGAFGSPLFFSYQAFKLPENAQFPEQAVGFVGLTYPKIRILWNVLLDPQRGLLFCNPVLLLTIPAVAYFARQLRWRAEFAVTVFAFMALILFNASYGESIVSWGGGTATGPRQIVAAIPFMVLTLAFLPAASDLLLGALAFVSVAIMLMATATNPHFPYEYENPVRDFALQQFMRGDFATNRDSFFGGGMLFGDSIAFNLGTLLRLPGPMQLWPLAAWWIIGAFDFAESLQLWGRKTTRHLIAIAASIGIASIFLLSMSAAILQPYELSRPNGLLGRYMVGDNCADSPPHIVRVDPQLDFVNIGHMGAMPFPSCTVWKGQLIAPTAGDYRFAIDVDDSGWVAIDGVQIIRDPGNTSKPHEEGTIHLTAGRHLIEVGQRNLAGDAYIHLFWQPPGAGGPEIIPSKALIPERLDHAAR is encoded by the coding sequence ATGAACGCAGCCGAGAAACGTAATCGTCAAATCGAAAACGCGGTCTTCCTGATCCCGTTCGTCTCCTACGCCTACTTTTACCAGGGCTCCGATCAGAGCGTCGCCTGCCGCTTCGATCTGATGCGCTCGATGCTCGAGAAGGGCACGCTCTGGATCGACGATTTCTGCGGTTTCAACACCGCCGACATCATCAAATTCGGCCCGCATATTTATTCCGTCAAAGCGCCGGGCACTTCCTTCACCGCCTTGATTCCGTGGGCCGCGATCAAGCTCGCCTTGACGCCGTTGCAGGCGAATCACGAGGAAATGTTCTGGGCATTCGCGACCTATCTGACGACGCTCGCGACGACCGGCCTCCTCACCGCGCTGATGTGCCTCGTGATGTATCGATTCGCGCGCTTTCTCGGCGCGCCGGAAGGCCGCGCCGCCGGCATCGCGATGATCCTCGGCCTCGGCACGATTGCCTTCCCCTATGCGACGGAACTCACCGGCGAGCCGGTCGCCGCGGTGACTTCATTTTGCGGATTCTACCTGGTTGCGACGTTCACCAAGCGATCGTCGATCGCGCGCGCGTTCTTCGGCGGCTTCCTCGCCGGCTGGGCCGTGCTCAACGACTACCCGGTCTTTCTCGCCGCCGCGGCAATCGGGATTTACGCGCTGTTCAAGTTGCCCGCATGGAAAGATGTGGCCGCATTCTCGGCCGGCGCCGCGATCACCGCGATCGTGTTATTCGCTTACAACTGGGGCGCATTCGGCAGCCCGCTCTTCTTCAGCTACCAGGCCTTCAAACTGCCCGAGAACGCCCAGTTTCCCGAGCAAGCCGTCGGCTTCGTCGGCCTCACCTATCCGAAAATCCGCATCCTGTGGAACGTCCTGCTCGATCCTCAGCGCGGGCTCTTATTTTGCAATCCGGTGTTGCTGCTGACGATTCCGGCGGTCGCATACTTCGCCCGGCAATTGCGATGGCGCGCCGAATTCGCCGTGACGGTCTTTGCTTTCATGGCGTTGATTCTCTTCAACGCCTCCTACGGCGAATCGATCGTATCGTGGGGCGGCGGCACCGCGACTGGTCCGCGCCAGATCGTCGCGGCGATTCCGTTCATGGTATTGACGCTCGCGTTCCTGCCGGCTGCGTCGGACCTCCTGCTCGGCGCGCTGGCCTTCGTCTCGGTTGCGATCATGCTGATGGCGACTGCGACCAATCCGCACTTTCCCTATGAGTACGAAAATCCGGTGCGCGATTTTGCGCTGCAACAATTCATGCGCGGCGATTTCGCCACCAATCGCGACTCGTTTTTCGGCGGCGGTATGCTCTTCGGCGACTCGATCGCTTTCAATCTTGGCACGCTGCTGCGATTGCCCGGCCCGATGCAATTATGGCCGCTCGCGGCGTGGTGGATTATCGGCGCGTTCGATTTCGCCGAGTCGCTCCAACTATGGGGCCGCAAAACGACGCGTCATCTGATCGCGATTGCCGCCTCGATCGGAATCGCCAGCATCTTTCTGCTCTCGATGAGCGCCGCGATTTTGCAGCCTTACGAACTCAGCCGCCCGAACGGATTGCTCGGCCGTTACATGGTCGGCGACAACTGCGCCGATAGCCCGCCGCATATCGTGCGCGTCGATCCGCAACTCGACTTCGTGAATATCGGCCACATGGGTGCGATGCCGTTTCCGTCGTGCACCGTGTGGAAGGGCCAATTGATCGCGCCGACCGCCGGCGACTACCGTTTCGCGATCGACGTTGACGATTCAGGATGGGTCGCGATCGATGGCGTGCAGATCATTCGCGATCCGGGCAACACCAGCAAGCCGCACGAGGAGGGCACTATCCACCTCACCGCGGGACGGCATCTGATCGAGGTCGGCCAGCGCAACCTCGCCGGCGACGCCTACATCCATCTTTTCTGGCAGCCGCCCGGCGCCGGCGGCCCCGAAATTATCCCGTCGAAAGCGTTGATTCCTGAGCGCCTCGATCACGCCGCGCGCTAA
- a CDS encoding DUF2924 domain-containing protein, translating to MGLPKSRQKRPGESGYFPKSRAAHDWLRATKRAMCVVSFGAANPTSWRTIYELGCRAEGREIFGETIMKRRAPAIGREALAAEIASLSKLGVDELRERWRAMFGKAPSRDIGRSFLTRAIAYRLQEKAFGGLKPSTRRLLAEFAHDGANGSALAATPSRIVQPGAVLVREWRGISHQVSVLEKGFRFRGRHYRSLSEVAREITGTRWSGPLFFGFKRSQEESRDGAR from the coding sequence TGGGACTGCCGAAATCGCGCCAGAAACGACCTGGTGAGAGCGGATATTTCCCGAAATCTCGAGCAGCACATGACTGGCTCCGTGCGACGAAACGAGCAATGTGTGTGGTGTCATTTGGGGCAGCAAATCCCACCTCGTGGAGGACCATATATGAGCTTGGATGCCGAGCTGAAGGTCGCGAAATATTTGGAGAAACGATCATGAAGCGGCGCGCACCGGCTATCGGCCGCGAAGCGCTCGCCGCGGAAATCGCGAGCCTGTCGAAGCTGGGTGTTGATGAACTCCGTGAGCGCTGGAGAGCCATGTTCGGAAAGGCGCCGTCGCGCGACATCGGCCGGTCCTTCCTGACGCGCGCGATCGCGTATCGCCTTCAGGAAAAAGCTTTCGGCGGCCTCAAGCCCTCGACCCGACGCCTGCTGGCAGAGTTCGCCCATGATGGCGCTAACGGGTCGGCTTTGGCCGCAACACCGTCTCGCATCGTGCAGCCCGGCGCGGTGCTGGTGCGCGAATGGCGCGGTATCAGCCATCAGGTAAGTGTTCTCGAAAAGGGATTTCGTTTCCGAGGCAGGCACTACCGTTCGCTCTCGGAAGTCGCGCGCGAGATTACTGGAACTCGATGGTCGGGTCCGTTGTTTTTCGGCTTCAAGCGATCACAAGAGGAGAGCCGCGATGGAGCACGCTAA
- a CDS encoding zinc-binding dehydrogenase — protein sequence MKGRVAFIPAAHQIEFHEYDVPTAQPGGIVATVTQTNVCGSEVHMWKGEFGRRGIMPGHEMSGHIDSLGAGVKTDWAGVPVKVGDRIAPVYYTVCNRCVNCVTGNHAACTAKGMGMRHPDEPPHFTATFATHYIVKPEQHFYRVPDNVPDSIASSANCAMSQVYWSLDRARLAYGETLLVLGAGGLGLHAMAIAKARGARVIAIDGVELRLREAKRFGADDTIDMSDHAEFEAREKRVRELCNGLPDVVLEVAGVPNAFMDGIRLTRNGGRLIEVGNISPKLTVELAPSLITFKSLEIIGVATYPPHYLKKSLDFLSAHIDRFPYREMCDATFPLSRAAEALDKSERREITRAGLIPERD from the coding sequence ATGAAAGGCCGCGTCGCATTTATTCCCGCAGCGCATCAGATTGAATTTCACGAATATGACGTTCCCACCGCGCAGCCCGGCGGAATCGTGGCGACCGTTACGCAGACCAATGTGTGCGGTTCCGAAGTGCACATGTGGAAGGGAGAATTTGGCCGCCGCGGCATCATGCCCGGTCACGAGATGAGCGGGCATATCGATTCGCTGGGCGCGGGCGTGAAGACCGACTGGGCGGGCGTGCCGGTCAAGGTCGGCGACCGCATCGCGCCGGTGTACTACACGGTGTGCAATCGATGCGTGAATTGTGTGACCGGCAATCATGCCGCGTGCACGGCGAAGGGGATGGGCATGCGCCATCCCGACGAGCCGCCGCATTTCACCGCCACCTTCGCGACGCATTATATCGTGAAGCCCGAGCAGCACTTTTATCGAGTGCCGGACAACGTGCCCGATTCGATCGCGTCGTCGGCCAACTGCGCGATGTCGCAAGTGTACTGGAGCCTCGATCGCGCGCGGCTGGCATACGGCGAGACGTTGCTGGTGCTTGGCGCAGGCGGACTCGGGCTGCATGCGATGGCGATCGCGAAGGCGCGCGGCGCGCGAGTGATCGCGATCGACGGGGTCGAGCTGCGGCTTCGCGAGGCGAAACGCTTCGGCGCCGACGATACGATCGATATGAGCGATCACGCTGAATTCGAGGCGCGCGAAAAACGCGTCCGCGAGTTGTGCAACGGTCTGCCCGACGTGGTGCTCGAAGTCGCGGGCGTGCCGAATGCGTTCATGGATGGCATTCGCCTCACGCGCAACGGCGGGCGGCTGATCGAAGTCGGGAACATATCGCCGAAGCTGACGGTGGAGCTTGCGCCTTCGCTGATCACTTTCAAATCGCTGGAGATCATCGGCGTCGCGACCTATCCGCCGCACTACTTGAAGAAGTCGCTCGATTTTCTATCGGCGCATATCGATCGGTTTCCGTACCGCGAGATGTGCGATGCGACGTTTCCGCTTTCGCGCGCAGCGGAAGCGCTGGACAAGAGCGAACGACGCGAAATCACGCGGGCGGGCTTGATACCGGAACGGGATTAG